Proteins co-encoded in one Cataglyphis hispanica isolate Lineage 1 chromosome 4, ULB_Chis1_1.0, whole genome shotgun sequence genomic window:
- the LOC126848925 gene encoding prolyl 3-hydroxylase 2-like, which yields MWLVVPLLLLFAVCTYRADDEIETNEIEGRVSATPREAQYVRDVTLAEIFENAVQAYLEENWDGCITGFNDALHGYKMYKRMVTICRRKCKAEAAGFSPIFAEDIEDLHFYERKVRETLCLMKCNQDYREIAGAGALKRLPRVTEEKLANLTIYEYLHICYFQKGRYQDAANAAFTFLSLHPNHEMVMKNLKYYLDLPDVIVKEVVNLEAPPFIQMYIRGVQAYEAENYVEAIAEFETSLESYMEFEENCRSYCEGPFDQGWYPEFTSSVANHFAFCLKCKRGCSLAMNNVNGNFRADLLRSHYNYLQFAYYKLGNLKKACAAVASYLLFLPADETMLHNKDYYSNQPKVKEEYFTPREEALSYVKRQEYELLLLYYISEEFAVIDAAFNTFTKKINTKKAEQKDEQNLGKYSSSILHPPPGHSPSTRRQFVGNLSIFRDEEETEVQRIYTKERLEVTDDVQIIAGEKELGGKNRYAADGLLNSIECDLLMQLTQIAIEGDGYEENKSPHSPYERFEGVTLGRMALMMYFNLTKPDLLELFLERTEAVRDHVERYFDLDSPLYFTYTHLVCRTALPDSPMDRMDLSHEIHADNCVIKDGGFCLREDPAYTWRDYSAILYLNDDFDGGEFFFVEDWKSRRCQSIVRPRCGRMVAFSAGGENLHGVQGVRKNKRCAVALWFTQDEKYLEYERVVANTMLTRVRTLGTVQHEGIRIPFRYEDMLIQCFKEDEILRNILKEGRANKKKKY from the exons ATGTGGTTGGTTGTCCCGCTCCTTCTACTCTTCGCAGTGTGCACGTATCGCGCTGATGATGAGATCGAGACTAATGAAATCGAAGGCCGCGTTTCGGCTACTCCACGCGAAGCGCAATACGTGCGTGACGTTACGCTCGCAGAGATCTTTGAGAACGCGGTCCAGGCCTATCTCGAAGAAAACTGGGACGGCTGCATTACAGGATTTAACGATGCACTGCATGG atataaaatgtataaacgtATGGTGACGATTTGCCGTCGAAAATGTAAAGCCGAGGCGGCTGGCTTCTCACCAATCTTCGCGGAGGACATTGAAGATCTGCACTTTTATGAGAGAAAAGTGAGAGAGACGCTCTGTTTGATGAAATGCAATCAGGATTACCGTGAGATCGCAGGTGCGGGGGCGCTTAAACGTCTCCCACGCGTTACGGAAGAAAAGCTTGCCAATCTTACCATCTATGAGTATCTTCATATCTGCTATTTTCAA aaaggaAGATATCAAGATGCAGCGAATGCAGCCTTTACCTTTCTCTCCCTACATCCTAATCATGAAATGGTCATGAAGAATCTTAAATACTATCTGGATCTACCTGATGTGATCGTAAAAGAAGTTGTGAATTTAGAGGCGCCTCCCTTTATACAAATGTACATTCGAGGAGTTCAGGCCTATGAAGCTGAGAATTATGTGGAGGCTATCGCCGAGTTTGAGACTTCCCTCGAATCTTACATGGAATTCGAGGAGAACTGCAGGAGCTATTGCGAGGGGCCATTTGATCAAGGATGGTATCCTGAATTTACCTCTTCGGTAGCAA atcattttgcattttgtctAAAGTGTAAACGTGGATGCTCACTTGCGATGAACAACGTGAATGGCAATTTTCGGGCTGATCTGCTTAGAAgccattataattatttacagtttGCTTATTACAAAT tgGGCAATCTAAAAAAAGCTTGTGCAGCAGTTGCgagctatttattatttcttcccGCCGACGAGACAATGCTTcacaataaagattattatagtaaTCAGCCGAAAGTGAAGGAAGAATATTTTACGCCAAGAGAA GAGGCGCTTTCCTATGTGAAACGGCAAGAGTACGAACTATTGTTGTTGTATTACATATCGGAAGAATTTGCAGTAATAGATGCTGCATTCAATACGTTTACCAAGAAGATTAACACAAAAAAGGCTGAACAAAAAGATGAACAAAATTTAGGAAAG tattcTTCCTCGATCTTGCATCCACCTCCGGGGCACTCTCCATCCACGAGAAGGCAATTCGTTGGTAATCTATCAATATTTCGGGATGAAGAAGAAACGGAAGTACAAAGAATTTATACTAAAGAGCGGCTAGAAGTCACTGATGATGTACAAATAATAGCAGGAGAAAAAGAACTCGGCGGGAAAAATCGCTACGCAGCTGACGGTCTTCTCAATTCCATCGAATGCGATCTGCTTATGCAACTAACTcag ATCGCTATAGAAGGTGATGGCTATGAAGAAAACAAGAGTCCGCATTCGCCTTATGAGCGTTTCGAAGGTGTGACCCTTGGCAGGATGGCGTtg ATGATGTACTTTAATCTGACGAAACCGGATCTATTGGAATTGTTTCTGGAACGCACAGAAGCGGTTCGCGATCATGTGGAAAGGTATTTCGACCTTGACTCACCACTGTATTTCACCTACACCCATTTGGTCTGCCGAACGGCTTTACCCG ATTCACCGATGGATCGGATGGATTTGAGTCATGAAATTCACGCTGATAATTGCGTGATAAAAGACGGAGGTTTCTGTCTACGAGAGGATCCTGCGTACACGTGGAGAGATTACTCGGCGATTCTGTATCTCAACGACGATTTCGATGGTGGCGAGTTCTTTTTTGTCGAGGACTGGAAGAGTCGCCGCTGCCAGAGCATTGTTCGGCCTCGATGCGGACGTATGGTGGCATTCTCCGCCGGTGGTGAGAATCTTCACGGGGTTCAAGGTGTACGCAAAAATAAGAGGTGTGCTGTGGCATTGTGGTTCACCCAGGATGAAAAATATCTGGAGTATGAGAGAGTGGTGGCGAATACTATGCTGACGAGAGTTCGCACCTTGGGTACTGTGCAACACGAGGGTATCCGAATACCTTTCAG ATACGAAGACATGTTGATCCAATGTTTTAAAGAAGACGAAATATTGAGGAACATATTGAAAGAAGGAAGAgccaacaaaaaaaaaaaatattga
- the LOC126848935 gene encoding inactive peptidyl-prolyl cis-trans isomerase FKBP6 isoform X2 → MAKHIIDPEMNGFRLEDLISEDGVTFEIGDEYHDDDDEEFSYSPFVQFSNEEMLNMLNMNDFEDEDDTNDEKGFQSLCGVSFAKLKAKMTSLTTNQKVMKFVKQKGVGEIVPFNAQVTIHYIGYFEDRDEPFDSTYSSGKPRTLRLGQGYIIPGLEIGICTMQKHEKAIFLIHPNLAYKEIGCPPRIPPNEEVIFVVHLIDYLDDGSADTYQNLKIEEKHSFRHVVEPVLHMFVAAKDSCKKFNTKWAIREYKKIISCLENVQLRDSLEEKEMNELLTKAYTNLAICYNKINLPRNACIACKRAPLPTAKTHYNFGKALCNLGDYAEAMKELQKAYTLQSHNEDIRQAIQLTNTKHRQYLEIEKRLWKNCFKSGNKQIEVNEFRKVIRDICETVINGNDIRHPVPEGLIEEELQI, encoded by the exons atggcaAAACACATAATAGATCCTGAAATGAATGGATTCAGACTCGA AGATTTAATAAGCGAAGATGGAGTTACTTTTGAAATTGGAGACGAGTAtcacgatgatgatgatgaagaGTTCTCATATTCTCCATTTGTACAATTTAGCAATGAGGAAATGCTAAATATGTTAAACATGAATGATTTTGAAGATGAAGATGATACGAATGATGAGAAAGGATTTCAATCCCTTTGTGGCGTGAGCTTTGCGAAATTAAAAGCAAAGATGACAAGTTTAACTACAAATCAAAaa gTCATGAAATTTGTTAAGCAAAAGGGTGTTGGAGAGATTGTTCCTTTTAATGCTCAAGTCACTATTCATTATATTGGATATTTTGAAGACAGAGATGAACCTTTTGATTCAACTTACTCTTCTGGAAAGCCAAGGACGCTGCGTTTAGGTCAAGGGTATATTATACCTGGTTTAGAGATTGGCATATGTACTATGCAGAAGCATGAAAAAGCAATATTTCTGATACATCCTAATCTAGCTTATAAAGAGATTGGTTGTCCGCCACGTATCCCTCCTAATGAAGAAGTAATATTTGTTGttcatttaattgattatcttGATGATGGTTCTGCAGATACTTatcaaaatcttaaaatagaagaaaagcaTTCATTTAGACATGTGGTAGAGCCTGTCTTACATATGTTTGTGGCTGCTAAGGATAGttgtaaaaagtttaatacCAAATGGGCAATACGAGA atataaaaaaataattagttgcTTAGAAAATGTGCAATTAAGAGATAGtttggaagagaaagaaatgaatGAATTGCTTACAAAGGCTTACACTAATCTtgcaatatgttataataaaataaacttaccACGTAATGCCTGCATAGCCTGTAAGCGAGCGCCATTACCAACAGCTAAAACTCATTATAA ttttGGTAAAGCTCTATGTAATCTTGGAGATTATGCTGAAGCAATGAAGGAGTTGCAAAAAGCTTATACATTGCAGTCGCATAATGAAGATATTAGACAAGCAATTCAGCTA accAATACCAAACATCGCCAATATCTGGAAATTGAAAAACGCTTGTGGAAAAATTGCTTCAAATCTGGAAATAAACAAATAGAAGTTAATGAATTCCGAAAAGTTATACGTGATATATGTGAAACTGTTATCAATGGTAATGATATAAGACACCCTGTTCCTGAAGGTCTCATAGAAGAAGAGCTTCAAATT
- the LOC126848935 gene encoding inactive peptidyl-prolyl cis-trans isomerase FKBP6 isoform X1 — protein MAKHIIDPEMNGFRLEDLISEDGVTFEIGDEYHDDDDEEFSYSPFVQFSNEEMLNMLNMNDFEDEDDTNDEKGFQSLCGVSFAKLKAKMTSLTTNQKVMKFVKQKGVGEIVPFNAQVTIHYIGYFEDRDEPFDSTYSSGKPRTLRLGQGYIIPGLEIGICTMQKHEKAIFLIHPNLAYKEIGCPPRIPPNEEVIFVVHLIDYLDDGSADTYQNLKIEEKHSFRHVVEPVLHMFVAAKDSCKKFNTKWAIREYKKIISCLENVQLRDSLEEKEMNELLTKAYTNLAICYNKINLPRNACIACKRAPLPTAKTHYNFGKALCNLGDYAEAMKELQKAYTLQSHNEDIRQAIQLTNTKHRQYLEIEKRLWKNCFKSGNKQIEVNEFRKVIRDICETVINGNDIRHPVPEGLIEEELQIVREEAAMLGLNIVTYSRFGKEIVYLQKSKA, from the exons atggcaAAACACATAATAGATCCTGAAATGAATGGATTCAGACTCGA AGATTTAATAAGCGAAGATGGAGTTACTTTTGAAATTGGAGACGAGTAtcacgatgatgatgatgaagaGTTCTCATATTCTCCATTTGTACAATTTAGCAATGAGGAAATGCTAAATATGTTAAACATGAATGATTTTGAAGATGAAGATGATACGAATGATGAGAAAGGATTTCAATCCCTTTGTGGCGTGAGCTTTGCGAAATTAAAAGCAAAGATGACAAGTTTAACTACAAATCAAAaa gTCATGAAATTTGTTAAGCAAAAGGGTGTTGGAGAGATTGTTCCTTTTAATGCTCAAGTCACTATTCATTATATTGGATATTTTGAAGACAGAGATGAACCTTTTGATTCAACTTACTCTTCTGGAAAGCCAAGGACGCTGCGTTTAGGTCAAGGGTATATTATACCTGGTTTAGAGATTGGCATATGTACTATGCAGAAGCATGAAAAAGCAATATTTCTGATACATCCTAATCTAGCTTATAAAGAGATTGGTTGTCCGCCACGTATCCCTCCTAATGAAGAAGTAATATTTGTTGttcatttaattgattatcttGATGATGGTTCTGCAGATACTTatcaaaatcttaaaatagaagaaaagcaTTCATTTAGACATGTGGTAGAGCCTGTCTTACATATGTTTGTGGCTGCTAAGGATAGttgtaaaaagtttaatacCAAATGGGCAATACGAGA atataaaaaaataattagttgcTTAGAAAATGTGCAATTAAGAGATAGtttggaagagaaagaaatgaatGAATTGCTTACAAAGGCTTACACTAATCTtgcaatatgttataataaaataaacttaccACGTAATGCCTGCATAGCCTGTAAGCGAGCGCCATTACCAACAGCTAAAACTCATTATAA ttttGGTAAAGCTCTATGTAATCTTGGAGATTATGCTGAAGCAATGAAGGAGTTGCAAAAAGCTTATACATTGCAGTCGCATAATGAAGATATTAGACAAGCAATTCAGCTA accAATACCAAACATCGCCAATATCTGGAAATTGAAAAACGCTTGTGGAAAAATTGCTTCAAATCTGGAAATAAACAAATAGAAGTTAATGAATTCCGAAAAGTTATACGTGATATATGTGAAACTGTTATCAATGGTAATGATATAAGACACCCTGTTCCTGAAGGTCTCATAGAAGAAGAGCTTCAAATTGTACGTGAAGAAGCTGCTATGTTAGGATTGAATATTGTTACATATTCAAGATTTGGCAAGGAAATTGTGTATCTTCAAAAGAGCAAAGCATAA